Proteins from a genomic interval of Nostoc sp. TCL240-02:
- the ispF gene encoding 2-C-methyl-D-erythritol 2,4-cyclodiphosphate synthase: MTKIRIGNGYDIHRLVSDRALILGGIQIPHELGLLGHSDADVLTHAIMDAMLGALSLGDIGHYFPPSDPQWAGADSLVLLTQVHQLIRDRGWQIGNIDSVVVAERPKLKPHIVNMRDKLAAILELEPNQIGIKATTNEKLGPVGRKEGICAYAVVLLLKE; the protein is encoded by the coding sequence ATGACAAAAATTCGTATTGGTAACGGCTACGATATCCATCGATTAGTGAGCGATCGCGCTTTGATTTTAGGTGGAATTCAAATTCCCCATGAACTGGGTTTATTAGGGCACAGTGACGCTGATGTATTAACGCACGCGATTATGGATGCCATGCTTGGGGCATTATCTTTGGGGGATATTGGTCATTACTTTCCGCCTAGCGATCCTCAATGGGCGGGGGCAGATAGTTTAGTACTATTAACTCAAGTACATCAATTGATTCGGGATCGAGGCTGGCAGATAGGAAATATTGACTCGGTGGTAGTAGCAGAACGTCCAAAATTAAAGCCTCATATTGTTAATATGCGGGACAAATTAGCGGCAATTTTAGAATTAGAACCAAATCAAATTGGCATCAAAGCCACCACCAACGAAAAATTAGGCCCCGTTGGACGTAAAGAAGGTATATGTGCTTATGCTGTTGTCTTGCTTTTGAAAGAATAA
- the trmD gene encoding tRNA (guanosine(37)-N1)-methyltransferase TrmD, with amino-acid sequence MRFDIVTLFPDCFNSVLNSGLLGKALAKQIAEVHLVNPRDFTTDKHRKVDDEPYGGGVGMLMKPEPIFTAVESLPILPRREIILMSPQGQTINQSLLKELVTNYDQLVVICGHYEGVDERVLHLVTREVSLGDFILTGGEIPAMALINGVVRLIPGTVAKTESLTAESFEEGLLDYPQYTRPANFRGLKVPDVLLSGNHAAIARWRYEQQIQKTRDRRPDLLEKLKQGEQGSRGVGGE; translated from the coding sequence GTGCGCTTTGATATAGTTACACTTTTTCCTGACTGTTTTAACTCTGTTCTCAATTCTGGATTACTGGGTAAAGCCTTAGCTAAACAGATTGCCGAAGTGCATCTGGTTAATCCACGGGACTTTACCACTGATAAGCACCGAAAGGTGGATGATGAACCCTACGGCGGCGGCGTTGGGATGCTAATGAAGCCAGAACCGATTTTTACCGCTGTGGAGTCGCTGCCGATTCTACCCCGAAGAGAAATAATTTTGATGAGTCCACAGGGTCAAACAATTAATCAATCTCTTTTGAAAGAATTGGTGACAAATTATGACCAGCTAGTAGTTATTTGTGGGCATTACGAAGGAGTCGATGAGCGGGTGCTGCATTTGGTAACTCGGGAAGTATCTCTAGGCGATTTTATTCTGACTGGCGGAGAAATTCCAGCAATGGCTTTGATTAATGGTGTAGTGCGACTAATACCAGGAACTGTGGCCAAAACTGAGTCTCTCACCGCAGAAAGTTTTGAGGAAGGGTTATTAGATTATCCCCAATATACTCGCCCTGCCAATTTTCGCGGTTTGAAAGTACCTGATGTTTTGCTCAGTGGGAATCATGCAGCGATCGCCAGGTGGCGTTACGAACAACAAATTCAAAAAACCCGCGATCGCCGCCCTGACCTCCTGGAGAAATTGAAGCAGGGGGAGCAGGGGAGCAGGGGAGTAGGGGGAGAATAA
- a CDS encoding cyanophycinase: protein MPQLQAKSLEMRTPQATKTAVLVIGGAEDKVHGREILRTFFGRAGASKAYITIIPSASREPAIIGGRYIRIFEEMGAQKVEILDIREREQCEASQIKASLEACSGVFLTGGDQLRLCGVLADTPAMEIIRQRVRAGQLTLAGTSAGAAVMGHHMIAGGGSGESPNRSLVDMATGLGFIPEVIVDQHFHNRNRMGRLISAIAAHPDRLGIGIDEDTCAVFERDGWLQVMGKGSVTIVDPTEATHTNEPHVGANEPLTVHNLRLHILSYGDRFHLYQRTVLPAVHRISS, encoded by the coding sequence ATGCCGCAATTACAAGCTAAATCGCTAGAAATGAGGACACCCCAAGCAACTAAAACCGCCGTTCTGGTTATCGGAGGCGCAGAAGACAAAGTTCATGGGCGCGAAATCCTACGAACTTTTTTTGGACGTGCCGGTGCTAGTAAGGCTTATATTACAATTATTCCATCTGCCTCTCGCGAACCTGCCATCATTGGTGGTCGGTACATTCGCATTTTTGAAGAAATGGGTGCCCAAAAGGTAGAGATTTTAGACATCCGCGAACGCGAACAGTGTGAAGCCTCTCAAATCAAAGCATCCTTAGAAGCCTGTAGTGGGGTATTTTTGACAGGAGGAGATCAACTGCGTCTCTGTGGCGTATTGGCAGATACGCCAGCAATGGAAATTATTCGGCAGAGGGTTAGGGCAGGGCAACTGACGTTAGCAGGCACCAGTGCAGGAGCGGCAGTGATGGGGCATCACATGATTGCTGGCGGCGGGAGTGGAGAGTCGCCAAATCGTTCCCTAGTAGATATGGCAACGGGTTTGGGATTTATTCCTGAAGTCATTGTTGATCAACATTTTCACAACCGGAATCGGATGGGGCGGTTGATTAGTGCGATCGCAGCTCACCCCGATCGCTTAGGTATTGGCATTGACGAAGATACTTGTGCAGTGTTTGAACGTGATGGCTGGTTACAAGTTATGGGTAAAGGCAGTGTCACCATTGTCGATCCCACTGAAGCCACCCACACCAACGAACCCCATGTTGGTGCTAATGAACCATTAACCGTGCATAATTTACGTCTCCATATCCTCAGCTACGGCGATCGCTTCCACCTGTACCAGCGCACTGTATTGCCTGCTGTACACCGGATCTCCAGCTGA
- the cphA gene encoding cyanophycin synthetase: MRILKIQTLRGPNYWSIRRHKLIVMRLDLETLAETPSNEIPGFYEGLVEALPSLEGHYCSPGCRGGFLMRVKEGTMIGHIVEHVALELQELAGMHVGFGRTRETATPGIYQVVIEYQNEEAGRYAGRAAVRLCQSIVDRGRYPKAELEQDIQDLKDFTRDASLGPSTEAIIKEAEKRGIPWMSLEARFLIQLGYGVNQKRMQATMTDNTSILGVELACDKEATKRILAAAGAPVPRGTVINFLDDLEQAIEYVGGYPIVLKPLDGNHGRGITIDIRTWEEAEAGYEAARQVSRSIIVERYYVGRDHRVLVVNGKVVAVAERVPAHVIGNGRSTISELIEETNLDPNRGEGHDNVLTKIELDRTSYQLLERQGYTLNSVPPKGTICYLRATANLSTGGSAVDRTDEIHPENLWLAQRVVKIIGLDIAGLDIVTTDISRPLREVDGVIVEVNAAPGFRMHVAPSVGIPRNVAGAVMDMLFPNEQSSQIPILSITGTNGKTTTTRLLAHIYKQTGKVVGYTTTDGTYIGDYLVEAGDNTGPQSAHVILQDPTVEVAVLETARGGILRSGLGFEAANVGVVLNVAADHLGIGDIDTIEQLANLKSVVAEAVFPDGYAVLNADDRRVAAMSEKTKANIAYFTMNPDSELVRKHIQKGGVAAVYESGYLSIVKGDWTHRIERAENIPLTMGGRAPFMIANALAASLAAFVQNVTIEQIRSGLKTFRASVSQTPGRMNLFNLGNYHALVDYAHNAASYEAVGSFVRNWTTGQRIGVIGGPGDRRDEDFVTLGKLAAQIFDYIIVKEDDDTRGRLRGSAAQLIIQGITQVKPDSRYESILDETQAINKGLDMAPDNSLVVILPESVTRAIKLIKLRGLAKEETHQQNTTAIADSQNGIAPSSVVNTLL; this comes from the coding sequence ATGAGAATCCTCAAGATCCAGACCTTACGCGGCCCAAACTATTGGAGCATTCGACGCCACAAGCTGATCGTCATGCGCCTCGATTTAGAAACCCTTGCCGAGACGCCCTCGAATGAAATTCCAGGCTTTTATGAAGGACTAGTTGAGGCGCTGCCGAGTCTGGAGGGTCATTATTGTTCGCCTGGCTGTCGTGGTGGTTTTTTGATGCGAGTCAAAGAAGGCACGATGATCGGCCATATCGTAGAACATGTAGCTTTAGAACTCCAGGAATTAGCTGGTATGCACGTCGGCTTTGGTCGCACCCGCGAAACTGCCACACCCGGAATTTATCAAGTAGTAATTGAATACCAAAATGAGGAAGCAGGACGCTACGCTGGACGAGCCGCAGTGCGGCTGTGCCAGAGTATCGTTGATCGAGGCCGTTATCCCAAGGCAGAACTAGAGCAAGATATCCAAGACCTAAAAGACTTCACCCGTGATGCTTCCTTGGGCCCTTCCACTGAAGCGATCATCAAAGAAGCAGAAAAAAGAGGTATTCCCTGGATGTCTCTAGAAGCCCGCTTTTTGATTCAGCTAGGCTATGGCGTGAACCAGAAGCGGATGCAGGCCACAATGACAGACAACACCAGCATTCTGGGTGTAGAACTAGCTTGCGACAAAGAAGCTACTAAACGCATCCTCGCGGCAGCCGGTGCGCCAGTTCCCAGAGGTACAGTAATCAACTTCTTAGACGATTTAGAACAAGCTATTGAATACGTTGGCGGCTATCCCATCGTCCTCAAGCCCTTGGATGGCAATCATGGACGTGGGATCACCATTGACATCAGAACTTGGGAAGAAGCAGAAGCCGGCTACGAAGCAGCTAGACAGGTTTCTCGATCAATTATTGTCGAAAGATATTACGTTGGGCGTGACCATAGGGTATTGGTGGTAAATGGCAAAGTAGTCGCAGTCGCCGAACGCGTACCTGCTCACGTCATTGGCAACGGCAGATCCACTATCTCCGAACTGATTGAGGAAACAAACCTCGATCCAAATCGTGGTGAAGGACATGATAACGTCCTGACCAAGATTGAACTAGATCGCACCAGCTACCAACTCTTAGAAAGGCAAGGCTATACCCTAAATAGCGTTCCACCCAAGGGTACTATTTGTTATCTCAGGGCAACAGCCAACTTAAGTACAGGTGGTAGCGCCGTAGATCGTACTGATGAAATTCACCCAGAAAATCTGTGGTTGGCACAACGGGTAGTCAAGATTATCGGTTTAGATATCGCCGGACTCGATATCGTCACCACAGATATTAGCCGTCCCCTGCGGGAAGTCGATGGCGTAATTGTTGAAGTTAACGCTGCTCCCGGCTTTCGGATGCACGTTGCCCCAAGCGTGGGTATTCCCCGCAACGTCGCTGGTGCAGTGATGGATATGCTGTTCCCCAACGAGCAATCTAGCCAAATTCCTATCCTCAGCATTACTGGTACTAATGGCAAAACCACTACTACCCGATTACTAGCACATATTTATAAACAGACTGGTAAAGTAGTCGGATATACTACAACCGATGGAACGTATATCGGTGATTACTTAGTAGAAGCTGGTGACAACACAGGCCCCCAAAGTGCCCATGTTATTCTCCAAGATCCCACTGTGGAAGTAGCGGTACTGGAAACGGCTCGTGGTGGCATTCTTCGCTCTGGATTGGGCTTTGAAGCCGCAAATGTGGGAGTTGTGTTAAATGTAGCCGCCGACCACTTAGGGATAGGCGATATCGATACCATTGAGCAGTTAGCTAACCTCAAGAGTGTAGTAGCCGAAGCCGTATTCCCTGATGGCTACGCAGTACTTAACGCCGACGATCGCCGTGTCGCCGCTATGTCAGAAAAAACCAAGGCTAATATTGCTTACTTCACCATGAACCCCGACTCGGAATTAGTGCGAAAGCATATCCAAAAAGGTGGAGTAGCCGCAGTCTATGAAAGTGGCTATTTGTCAATTGTTAAAGGTGATTGGACACATCGGATAGAAAGAGCAGAAAATATACCTTTAACAATGGGCGGACGTGCGCCGTTTATGATTGCCAACGCTTTAGCTGCAAGTTTGGCAGCATTCGTGCAAAACGTCACAATTGAGCAGATTCGCTCTGGTTTGAAGACTTTCCGAGCTTCAGTTAGTCAAACGCCGGGACGAATGAATTTATTTAATTTAGGCAACTACCACGCTTTAGTGGACTATGCTCACAACGCAGCTAGTTATGAAGCTGTAGGTTCCTTTGTACGGAACTGGACTACAGGACAACGGATTGGCGTAATTGGTGGCCCGGGCGATCGCCGCGACGAAGATTTTGTGACTTTGGGCAAATTAGCAGCACAAATTTTTGACTACATCATTGTCAAAGAAGACGATGACACACGGGGACGTTTACGGGGTTCCGCCGCCCAATTGATTATTCAAGGCATTACCCAAGTGAAGCCTGATAGCCGCTATGAATCAATTTTGGATGAAACCCAAGCGATTAATAAAGGCTTAGACATGGCTCCTGATAACAGCCTGGTGGTGATTTTACCAGAAAGCGTGACTAGGGCTATTAAGTTAATTAAGCTGCGTGGTTTAGCCAAAGAAGAGACACATCAACAAAATACTACAGCGATCGCTGATTCTCAAAATGGAATCGCACCTTCTTCTGTAGTCAACACACTACTGTAG
- a CDS encoding twin-arginine translocase TatA/TatE family subunit — protein sequence MFGLGWPEIAVVTIVAILIFGPKKIPELGTALGKTLRGFKEEMKTPSDETNSEEEKQ from the coding sequence ATGTTTGGACTAGGATGGCCAGAAATCGCTGTAGTTACCATAGTCGCTATTCTAATTTTTGGCCCTAAAAAAATTCCCGAATTGGGCACTGCACTAGGCAAAACCCTACGAGGTTTTAAGGAGGAGATGAAAACCCCCAGCGATGAAACTAATTCAGAAGAAGAAAAACAATAG
- a CDS encoding serine/threonine-protein kinase, which yields MIGEILGERYQVQQLLGKKAGRRTLVARDWNTQKLVVIKLLSFSSDFEWDSLKLFEREAETLKSLSHPLIPRYLDYFEVNSPAIKGFALVQSYIPAKTLEQYIQSGRTFTEVEVKEIAKALLEILIYLHGLYPPVIHRDIKPSNILLGERSGNSVGQVYLVDFGSVQTILATEGGTRTVVGSYGYMPQEQFGGRTVPASDLYSLGATLIYLVAGTHPADLPQKDFRIQFEQVANVSPKLTRWLQQMTEPSLERRFNSAAGAIAALDKPQTTNLPTLVVDKPDGSKIQLTKNGDSLEIIVPPSGFDPSIIFTGLFAIVWNSFILLWTVSALSVPFPVNIPFALFSLPFWGAGFLMVYKLLFHLCGRICLRLNAEQITLSWELFSWKFYRPRASSRQSINKLVYIPKHFTKNSDDTRIAVPAQLYICSGVQKYQLGGNDIGIKSEVELEWLAHELSDWLGLPITKPMGS from the coding sequence ATGATTGGTGAAATATTAGGCGAACGCTATCAAGTTCAGCAGCTATTAGGCAAAAAAGCAGGGCGACGGACGCTGGTAGCTCGTGATTGGAACACTCAGAAATTAGTTGTTATTAAGTTACTCTCTTTTAGTAGTGACTTTGAATGGGATTCACTCAAGCTGTTTGAGCGAGAAGCTGAAACTCTAAAATCTTTGTCACATCCCTTAATACCTCGCTATTTAGACTATTTTGAGGTAAATTCACCCGCCATCAAAGGATTTGCCCTAGTACAAAGTTATATCCCAGCAAAAACTTTAGAGCAATACATCCAATCTGGCCGGACTTTTACCGAAGTGGAAGTCAAAGAGATAGCCAAAGCACTTTTAGAAATTCTCATTTACCTACATGGGCTATATCCGCCTGTTATCCATCGTGATATTAAGCCTAGCAATATTTTATTGGGAGAGCGTTCTGGTAACAGTGTTGGTCAAGTTTACCTAGTAGATTTTGGCTCGGTGCAAACTATCCTCGCTACTGAAGGTGGAACTAGGACTGTGGTGGGAAGCTATGGGTATATGCCACAGGAGCAATTTGGCGGACGCACGGTTCCGGCTTCCGATCTTTATAGCTTAGGTGCAACTTTAATTTATTTAGTGGCGGGTACTCATCCAGCCGATTTACCCCAAAAGGATTTTCGGATTCAGTTTGAACAGGTAGCTAATGTGAGTCCTAAATTGACTCGCTGGTTGCAGCAAATGACTGAACCCAGTTTAGAAAGGCGTTTTAATTCTGCTGCTGGTGCGATTGCAGCTTTAGACAAACCACAAACGACAAACTTGCCTACTTTGGTTGTAGATAAACCAGATGGGAGTAAGATTCAATTAACCAAAAATGGGGATTCTCTAGAAATTATCGTTCCACCATCTGGTTTTGATCCATCAATAATATTCACAGGTTTATTTGCGATCGTCTGGAATTCATTTATCCTACTTTGGACAGTTAGCGCTCTTTCGGTCCCTTTTCCTGTCAACATCCCCTTTGCTTTGTTCTCACTTCCTTTTTGGGGTGCTGGCTTTCTCATGGTGTATAAACTTCTCTTTCATTTATGTGGACGAATCTGCTTACGCCTGAATGCAGAACAAATTACCCTAAGTTGGGAATTGTTTAGCTGGAAATTTTATCGCCCCCGTGCATCGTCAAGGCAAAGTATTAATAAGTTAGTTTACATTCCCAAACATTTTACTAAAAATTCTGATGACACTAGAATTGCCGTTCCAGCACAATTATATATTTGCTCAGGAGTACAAAAATATCAGCTTGGTGGAAACGATATCGGTATTAAATCCGAAGTAGAACTTGAATGGTTAGCTCATGAATTAAGTGATTGGTTGGGTTTGCCAATTACCAAGCCAATGGGAAGTTAG
- the cbiT gene encoding precorrin-6Y C5,15-methyltransferase subunit CbiT, with protein sequence MPSQLWPYITPGIPDELFEHLPGIPLSQREVRLLLIAQLRLTSDSVLWDIGAGTGTIPVEVGLLCPKGQIIAIERDEEVANLIKRNCDRFDVKNVEVIEGSAPECLHDLKVAPHRVCIEGGRPIQDILQAAWHYLPPSGRVVATAVNLESLYAISQSFSLLRARNIEVVQSAVNRLETRGFSQTFTAVDPIFILSGEKLD encoded by the coding sequence ATGCCCTCCCAACTTTGGCCTTATATTACCCCTGGTATTCCTGATGAACTGTTCGAGCATTTGCCAGGAATTCCCCTGAGTCAGCGAGAAGTCCGGCTACTGTTAATTGCCCAACTGCGACTAACATCAGATTCTGTATTGTGGGATATTGGCGCAGGGACAGGTACAATTCCTGTAGAAGTTGGGCTATTGTGTCCAAAGGGTCAAATTATTGCTATAGAAAGGGATGAAGAAGTAGCTAACCTGATCAAGCGGAACTGCGATCGCTTTGATGTGAAAAACGTCGAAGTTATTGAAGGTAGTGCTCCAGAGTGTTTACATGACCTCAAGGTTGCTCCTCACCGCGTTTGCATTGAGGGAGGAAGACCTATCCAGGATATTCTGCAAGCAGCATGGCATTATTTGCCACCATCCGGTCGGGTTGTAGCTACAGCTGTTAATCTAGAAAGTCTGTATGCTATTTCTCAAAGCTTTTCTCTGTTAAGAGCTAGAAATATCGAAGTTGTTCAGTCTGCGGTTAACCGCTTAGAGACACGCGGCTTTTCTCAAACCTTTACCGCCGTTGATCCCATTTTTATTCTTAGTGGTGAGAAACTGGATTAG
- a CDS encoding phosphatidate cytidylyltransferase yields MPWSRIISGIVAIALALSVTLLGGWYFTIMFAVVIFLGQQEYFNLVRARGIAPAAKTTMAVSLVLLVICTIDGSLADAVMPLAGTLICFYLLFQPKFATIADVSASIMGLFYVGYLPSYWVRLRAIDSAVFSNLPFGGYWPTTWTDFWEKASSASLPQGFTATMLTFLCIWAADIGAYTIGKFFGKTRLSEISPKKTVEGAVFGITSSVAVAIAGAYYLHLPRSLLTGLALGLLIGIASLLGDLTESMLKRDAGVKDSGQLIPGHGGILDRTDSYIFTAPLVYYFVTLLLPLL; encoded by the coding sequence ATGCCTTGGTCTCGGATTATTAGTGGAATTGTTGCGATCGCTCTTGCTCTTTCTGTTACCCTTTTGGGTGGCTGGTACTTTACCATCATGTTTGCGGTTGTCATCTTTTTGGGTCAACAGGAATATTTTAATTTGGTGCGAGCCAGAGGCATCGCTCCCGCCGCTAAAACCACTATGGCTGTCAGCCTAGTTTTGCTAGTAATTTGTACCATTGATGGCAGTTTAGCTGACGCTGTGATGCCCTTAGCTGGCACACTTATCTGTTTTTACCTGTTATTTCAGCCCAAATTTGCCACGATCGCTGATGTTTCTGCTTCTATAATGGGGCTATTTTACGTAGGTTATTTACCGAGTTACTGGGTGCGATTACGAGCAATTGATAGTGCCGTTTTTAGCAATTTACCTTTCGGGGGTTACTGGCCTACAACTTGGACAGACTTCTGGGAAAAGGCAAGTTCTGCTTCTTTACCACAAGGTTTTACAGCAACAATGCTGACTTTTTTGTGTATTTGGGCAGCCGATATTGGTGCTTATACCATTGGCAAATTCTTTGGGAAAACCCGTCTGTCTGAGATTAGCCCGAAGAAAACTGTAGAAGGTGCTGTATTTGGCATTACTTCAAGTGTTGCTGTAGCCATAGCAGGAGCCTATTATCTCCACTTGCCCAGATCCTTGTTGACTGGTTTAGCATTGGGTTTGTTGATTGGCATTGCTAGTCTTTTAGGGGATCTTACCGAGTCTATGCTCAAGCGGGATGCTGGAGTTAAAGATTCCGGACAATTAATTCCCGGTCACGGTGGTATTTTAGACCGTACTGATAGTTATATTTTTACAGCACCTTTGGTTTATTATTTTGTGACACTACTGTTGCCGCTACTATAG
- a CDS encoding DUF2993 domain-containing protein, producing the protein MPEQNSQTTNANKIRIITQVLTKALKLWLRAQVSQISELEVEIKASDRQLLSGRIPLVSIFATHAVYQGLLITQIQLTAENIQINIGSVLKGKPLRLLETVSVVGDLIVDENDLNTSLSSDLLSTALSDLLVKVLPTNFPKSQPINWQEIILDNNQIILRGLRVTNTETMPLEICLGGLQLLSGHELQLTQIKIKPHDGDILDDNHEYNLDLGSDVDIQELTLIPGKLVCRGQINVNP; encoded by the coding sequence ATGCCAGAGCAAAATTCTCAAACGACAAATGCAAATAAAATCCGCATAATTACGCAGGTACTCACAAAAGCCCTAAAGCTCTGGTTAAGAGCGCAAGTGAGCCAAATATCAGAATTAGAAGTGGAGATTAAAGCAAGCGATCGCCAACTTCTATCTGGGCGTATCCCCTTGGTATCTATTTTTGCTACTCATGCAGTTTATCAAGGTCTCCTAATTACACAAATTCAATTAACGGCAGAAAATATTCAGATAAACATTGGTTCCGTACTTAAGGGAAAGCCATTACGGCTGTTAGAAACAGTATCAGTGGTTGGCGATTTGATCGTAGACGAGAATGATTTGAATACTTCTCTCTCATCTGACTTATTATCAACTGCTTTGAGCGATTTGCTGGTTAAGGTTTTACCAACAAATTTCCCCAAGTCACAACCAATAAACTGGCAAGAAATTATCCTTGATAACAATCAAATTATACTGCGAGGCTTGAGAGTAACCAATACAGAAACAATGCCTCTAGAGATTTGTCTGGGCGGCTTACAGTTACTTAGTGGGCATGAGTTGCAACTGACACAAATAAAAATCAAGCCCCACGATGGAGATATATTAGACGACAATCATGAGTACAATTTGGATCTTGGCTCAGATGTCGATATCCAAGAACTAACGTTGATCCCAGGCAAACTGGTTTGTAGAGGGCAGATTAACGTTAATCCTTAG
- a CDS encoding pseudouridine synthase has product MEERLQKILAQWGIASRREAEEMIRHSRVQINGELAHLGQKVDPQKDAIAIDGKTVSEKQRPALIYLLLHKPAGVVSTCYDPHRRTTVLDLLPKKLREGSGIHPVGRLDADSTGALILTNDGNLTFGLTHPRHSISKTYHVLVKGHPPEAVLQMWREGVVLEGRKTRAAKVHLIEHRAEQSFLEIVLQEGRNRQIRRIAQQLGYPVIKLHRTAIGPIQLQTPKEPLLSEGKYRSLNDHEIRFLQDQITQPNY; this is encoded by the coding sequence ATGGAGGAACGGTTACAAAAAATTCTTGCTCAATGGGGCATCGCCTCACGTCGTGAAGCTGAAGAAATGATTAGGCACTCACGGGTGCAAATCAATGGGGAATTGGCACATTTGGGTCAAAAGGTTGATCCCCAAAAAGATGCGATCGCAATTGATGGTAAAACTGTATCCGAAAAGCAGCGTCCGGCTTTAATATATCTATTGCTACATAAACCTGCGGGAGTAGTTTCGACTTGCTACGACCCTCACCGAAGAACAACAGTCCTGGATCTACTACCGAAAAAATTACGGGAGGGTTCAGGTATTCACCCTGTTGGGCGTTTAGATGCAGACTCAACGGGAGCATTAATCCTTACAAATGACGGAAATCTGACATTTGGACTAACCCATCCCCGCCACAGCATTTCCAAGACATATCATGTTTTGGTCAAAGGACATCCCCCAGAAGCAGTACTGCAAATGTGGCGTGAGGGTGTGGTGTTAGAGGGTAGAAAAACCAGAGCTGCTAAGGTACACCTAATAGAACATCGTGCCGAACAAAGCTTTTTAGAAATAGTGTTGCAGGAGGGAAGAAATCGCCAAATCCGCCGGATAGCTCAACAGTTAGGATACCCAGTAATCAAGCTGCATCGAACTGCTATCGGCCCAATTCAATTACAAACTCCAAAAGAACCCTTATTGTCAGAGGGTAAATATCGTTCCCTCAACGATCATGAAATTCGCTTTTTGCAAGATCAGATAACGCAACCTAATTATTGA
- a CDS encoding RodZ family helix-turn-helix domain-containing protein, whose amino-acid sequence MKWLRKKNNHQPSLSLEQQRTEKLAELGAQLWALRQEKGLSLEQVVVLTRIPQRLLQAIEEGNINDLPEPVYIQGLIRQFADALGLNGVEFSGTFPISSAQLNPQGMGNTSPINQLRPIHLYFLYILLIVCSVNGLSQLLNNAVLQASNSQNQLYPKQKSIVNPEPNQPKDSLKVQPVSNPHDGGQEEQVVQIGVTLKASSWIRVIADGKTEFEGILPEGTHRIWKAQEQLTVKTDNAGGVLMSVNQEKAKEMGEPGKEEEVRIAAKPKF is encoded by the coding sequence ATGAAATGGCTAAGAAAGAAAAATAATCACCAGCCATCGCTTTCATTAGAGCAACAACGAACCGAAAAGTTGGCAGAATTGGGCGCTCAACTTTGGGCTTTGCGTCAAGAAAAGGGTCTATCTCTAGAGCAAGTGGTTGTATTAACCAGAATTCCTCAACGATTATTGCAGGCGATCGAAGAAGGTAATATAAACGATCTCCCAGAACCAGTCTATATTCAGGGTTTGATCAGGCAATTTGCCGATGCTCTAGGCTTGAATGGAGTTGAATTTTCTGGCACTTTTCCCATCAGTTCTGCACAATTAAACCCTCAAGGTATGGGGAATACTTCACCCATTAATCAACTACGTCCAATTCATCTTTACTTTCTTTACATATTGCTAATTGTATGCTCAGTAAATGGGTTGTCTCAGTTATTAAATAACGCAGTACTACAAGCAAGCAATAGCCAAAACCAACTATACCCAAAACAAAAATCCATTGTTAACCCAGAGCCAAACCAACCAAAAGATTCCCTAAAAGTTCAACCTGTCAGTAATCCCCATGACGGCGGACAAGAGGAACAGGTTGTACAAATTGGTGTCACTTTGAAAGCGTCATCTTGGATTCGCGTCATAGCCGATGGTAAAACCGAGTTTGAGGGTATTCTTCCAGAGGGAACTCACCGGATTTGGAAAGCTCAAGAGCAACTGACAGTGAAAACTGATAATGCTGGTGGTGTGTTGATGAGCGTCAATCAGGAGAAAGCTAAGGAAATGGGAGAGCCAGGGAAAGAGGAAGAAGTTAGGATTGCTGCCAAGCCTAAGTTTTGA